Proteins encoded within one genomic window of Manis pentadactyla isolate mManPen7 chromosome 4, mManPen7.hap1, whole genome shotgun sequence:
- the SLFN5 gene encoding schlafen family member 5: MSIKTDLETNFAEYVLNAGKVILGNKQRNEMDPQLEKKQNDIILHAICALLNSGGGVVKAEIENKDYSYEIHGVGLNLPSIFKGYLDEMQQGDLFFIFVKSWNAKASSVRLATLCSNLYHRQRTSTDVMNSQESLVFLKEKRQTLMNINYSNSLSPQEVQVGVQNEDNIKASAATLFNRDHLQYLEKVNFTKSTHVEFKMFSTRVSQCFEESLPTCVSAFANTEGGYIFFGVDDETHQVIGCKIQKTDLNSVKISIDCCIRKLPVHHFCTQRSEIKYAIKFLEVRSQGAFHGYICAVKVEPFCCAVFADVPSSWQVKDNRVRQLATEEWVAWMMEADPDLSRLSEMVLALSLSSTTPCGRTVCTPKNFECLEEQQKRYFPVSSDRVVYIPENLYKELFSQYKGLRDLISKEMYSVSQGILIFSRSWAVDLGLQEKQGVICDALLLSQNNIPLLYTILWEGNVDWKDYSMRVAHFLKQKLVNTGGYTGRLCITPSVFLLNPDKTAKAFHGSDLPIYPTSYKLMTTQHMEALLQSLVIVLLGFRSFLSEELGTEVLNLLTDKQYELISKNLHTTRKLFVHGLPGSGKTILALRIMEKIRYVFNCQPGDILYVCENQPLREFVSKKGICQAVTRKTFMKKDFEDSQHIIIDEAQNFRSEDGDWYTKAINITQREKDCPGILWIFLDYFQTSHLTYTGLPTLSAQYPREELTRVMRNADPIASYLQEVMQVVRENPPPNIPPGSLEIVHQAKWAQGVPGNFKIMEYLDMEEMVVQLAENCWCLLRNGYSPQDIAVLFSKASEVEKYKKELLRAMRKRKIHQLSEDSDLLVQFGDALDITSNHIVLDSVRRFSGLERNIVFGINPTTGEPAVFHNLMLCLASRAKKHLYILKVSGKKS, translated from the exons ATGAGTATCAAGACTGATTTGGAAACGAACTTTGCTGAGTATGTTTTAAATGCAGGAAAAGTCATCCTTGGAAATAAGCAAAGGAATGAAATGGACCCTCAACTAGAGAAGAAACAGAATGACATCATCTTGCATGCAATATGTGCTCTGCTGAATTCTGGTGGGGGAGTGGTCAAGGCTGAGATTGAGAACAAAGATTACAGTTATGAAATTCATGGAGTAGGACTGAATCTACCTTCAATTTTCAAAGGCTATTTAGATGAGATGCAACAGGGagacctcttttttatttttgtgaaatcATGGAACGCAAAGGCCTCCAGTGTGCGACTGGCTACCTTATGCTCCAATTTATACCACAGACAAAGAACATCTACTGATGTCATGAATTCTCAGGAATCACTGGTATTCCTCAAAGAGAAGCGTCAGACTCTTatgaatatcaattattccaATTCATTAAGTCCACAGGAAGTTCAGGTTGGTGTACAAAATGAAGATAACATAAAGGCTTCAGCTGCTACTTTATTTAATAGGGATCACCTTCAGTACCTGGAAAAGGTCAACTTTACTAAGTCCACACATGTTGAATTTAAAATGTTCTCAACAAGAGTGTCACAATGCTTTGAGGAGAGTCTCCCCACCTGTGTTTCGGCATTTGCAAACACTGAAGGAgggtatatattttttggtgtggATGATGAGACCCATCAAGTCATTGGatgtaaaatacagaaaacagatctTAACTCTGTGAAGATTTCTATTGATTGTTGTATTCGGAAGTTACCTGTCCATCATTTCTGTACACAAAGGAGTGAGATAAAATATGCCATCAAATTTCTTGAAGTACGCAGTCAGGGAGCCTTCCACGGATATATCTGTGCAGTCAAGGTGGAGCCATTCTGCTGTGCAGTGTTTGCTGACGTGCCCAGTTCCTGGCAGGTGAAGGATAATCGTGTGAGACAGCTCGCCACAGAGGAATGGGTAGCTTGGATGATGGAAGCAGACCCAG ATCTTTCTAGACTTTCTGAGATGGTCCTTGCACTGAGTTTGTCATCCACTACACCCTGCGGCAGGACTGTGTGCACTCCCAAGAATTTTGAATGTTTGGAAGAACAGCAAAAGCGTTACTTTCCAG TATCATCAGACAGAGTGGTGTATATTCCAGAAAACCTGTATAAGGAACTGTTCTCACAATATAAAGGACTCAGAGACCtcataagtaaggaaatgtaCTCTGTCTCTCAAGGAATATTGATTTTTTCTCGAAGCTGGGCTGTGGACTTGGGTCTGCAAGAGAAGCAAGGAGTGATCTGTGATGCTCTTCTACTCTCTCAGAACAACATCCCACTCCTCTACACCATCCTCTGGGAGGGGAATGTGGACTGGAAGGACTATTCAATGAGAGTTGCCCACTTCTTAAAGCAGAAACTGGTGAACACAGGTGGCTACACCGGGAGATTGTGCATCACTCCTTCAGTCTTCCTGCTAAATCCCGATAAAACAGCAAAGGCCTTTCATGGTTCAGATTTGCCAATTTATCCCACATCGTACAAACTTATGACCACCCAGCACATGGAAGCTCTGTTACAGTCCCTTGTCATAGTCCTGCTAGGGTTCAGATCTTTCTTAAGTGAAGAGCTGGGCACTGAAGTTTTGAACCTACTCACAGATAAACAGTATGAGTTGATTTCAAAGAACCTTCACACGACCAGAAAGCTATTTGTCCATGGCTTACCTGGATCAGGGAAGACCATCCTGGCTCTTAGGATCATGGAGAAGATCAGATATGTGTTTAACTGTCAACCAGGTGACATTCTTTACGTCTGTGAGAACCAGCCCCTGAGAGAGTTTGTAAG cAAGAAAGGTATCTGCCAGGCAGTGACCCGGAAAACCTTCATGAAAAAAGATTTTGAAGATAGTCAACATATCATCATTGATGAAGCTCAGAATTTCCGCAGTGAAGATGGGGACTGGTATACCAAGGCAATAAACATCACTCAGAGAGAAAAGGATTGCCCAGGAATTCTCTGGATCTTTCTGGACTACTTTCAGACCAGCCACTTGACTTACACAGGCCTCCCCACTCTGTCAGCCCAGTACCCAAGAGAAGAGCTCACCAGAGTCATGCGCAATGCAGATCCAATAGCCAGCTACCTACAAGAAGTGATGCAGGTGGTCAGAGAAAATCCTCCACCTAACATCCCCCCTGGGTCTCTGGAGATAGTCCATCAAGCTAAATGGGCTCAGGGTGTTCCAGGCAATTTTAAGATTATGGAGTACTTGGACATGGAGGAGATGGTGGTCCAGCTAGCAGAGAATTGCTGGTGTCTCTTGAGGAATGGTTATTCCCCCCAGGATATTGCTGTGCTTTTCAGCAAAGCAAGTGAAGTTGAGAAATACAAAAAGGAGCTTCTAAGAGcaatgaggaagagaaaaatacatcAGCTCAGTGAGGATTCTGATCTGTTAGTACAATTCGGTGATGCATTGGATATCACGAGCAATCACATTGTGTTGGACAGTGTCCGCCGATTTTCAGGCCTGGAAAGAAACATTGTGTTTGGGATCAATCCAACAACAGGTGAACCAGCTGTTTTCCACAATCTTATGCTCTGTCTGGCTTCCAGGGCGAAGAAACATCTGTATATTCTGAAAGTTTCTGGCAAAAAATCCTAA